One segment of Acidimicrobiales bacterium DNA contains the following:
- a CDS encoding DUF455 family protein produces the protein MRKSFPPEDLARDSRFSRVNRMEQISDPRAASSGASRGRPSARLTPERPEAADAARGLMHGIFVGEIQALEGAGRTCWDFETGSEGAPFALKLDMARQCWDEARHCEISVKLSEHMGTEIGEFGESAFLYEAACNPDPVLRLTGVNRALEGLAIDVFNTMKEFGDLSGDPVLEFCEDWMLADEVTHVKMGSDWLRKLTEKDPERRANALEFQRVVDKLFSFGGFRGEDDESPIKLARRFRELAGFQDEEIDEIAEVSLEARAEAKAMRAGAGAGAE, from the coding sequence ATGAGGAAGAGCTTCCCGCCCGAGGATCTGGCACGCGACTCCCGCTTCTCGCGGGTCAACCGCATGGAACAGATCTCCGATCCGCGTGCCGCCAGCAGCGGGGCCTCACGCGGCCGTCCCAGCGCGCGGCTCACCCCCGAGCGGCCCGAGGCCGCCGATGCCGCCCGCGGCCTGATGCACGGCATCTTCGTCGGTGAGATCCAGGCGCTCGAGGGAGCGGGCCGCACCTGCTGGGACTTCGAGACCGGCAGCGAGGGCGCTCCGTTCGCGCTCAAGCTCGACATGGCTCGCCAGTGCTGGGACGAGGCCCGCCACTGCGAGATCTCGGTGAAGCTCTCCGAGCACATGGGCACCGAGATCGGCGAGTTCGGCGAGTCGGCCTTCCTCTACGAGGCCGCGTGCAACCCCGACCCGGTGCTGCGGCTCACCGGCGTCAACCGGGCCCTCGAGGGCCTCGCCATCGATGTGTTCAACACCATGAAGGAGTTCGGCGACCTCTCGGGCGACCCGGTGCTCGAGTTCTGCGAGGACTGGATGCTCGCCGACGAGGTGACCCACGTGAAGATGGGGTCGGACTGGTTGCGCAAGCTGACCGAGAAGGACCCCGAGCGACGCGCCAACGCCCTCGAGTTCCAGCGCGTGGTCGACAAGCTGTTCAGCTTCGGCGGCTTCCGCGGGGAGGACGACGAGAGCCCCATCAAGCTGGCCCGTCGCTTCCGCGAGCTCGCCGGGTTCCAGGACGAGGAGATCGACGAGATCGCCGAGGTGTCGCTGGAGGCCCGGGCCGAGGCCAAGGCGATGCGGGCCGGAGCGGGCGCGGGCGCCGAGTGA
- a CDS encoding AAA family ATPase, producing the protein MGTDEVNDSPPGVAETHSGIVFFVGDRAYKLKKPVDLGFLDFTTREARHLACHREVELNRRLSPDVYLGVADVVGPSGELSDHLVVMRRMPEDRRLSTLVGADAELDDDLDRLAQRIAEFHAAAERGPEADAAAGADALASRWSSNTTGLEAFAGRYVTAEAVHAVDALAHRYLEGRRPLFGQRIAAGRACDGHGDLLADDIFVLDDGPRVLDCLEFDDALRLDDALADVAFLAMDLERLGRADLADTFLGAYREHSGDSWPASLAHHHIAYRAQVRAKVAAIRADQGVAGSAEKAAALLDLARRHLDSAQVRLVLVGGLPGTGKSTLAAGLHDALGAVVLRSDVVRKQLAGRSPDEPAAAPFGEGIYRPAATEATYEELLDRARTTLGMGETVVIDASWSDERHRAAARRLAEAAAADLVELRCVAPAEVAAARVRERGDRGGDASDADATIAARLEEVADPWPEATPVDTGPGPEAARDAAVAVIEGLVPG; encoded by the coding sequence ATGGGCACCGACGAGGTGAACGACAGCCCGCCGGGCGTGGCCGAGACCCACTCGGGGATCGTGTTCTTCGTCGGCGACCGGGCCTACAAGCTCAAGAAGCCCGTCGACCTCGGCTTCCTCGACTTCACCACCCGCGAGGCCCGGCACCTCGCCTGCCACCGCGAGGTCGAGCTCAACCGGCGACTCTCCCCGGACGTGTACCTGGGGGTCGCCGACGTGGTCGGGCCGTCGGGTGAGCTGTCGGATCACCTGGTGGTCATGCGACGCATGCCCGAGGACCGGCGGTTGTCCACCCTGGTGGGCGCCGACGCCGAGCTCGACGACGACCTCGACCGGCTCGCGCAGCGCATCGCCGAGTTCCACGCCGCGGCCGAGCGCGGTCCCGAGGCGGACGCGGCCGCCGGCGCCGACGCCCTCGCCTCCCGGTGGTCGTCGAACACCACCGGCCTGGAGGCGTTCGCGGGTCGCTACGTGACCGCCGAGGCGGTCCACGCCGTCGATGCGCTGGCCCACCGCTACCTCGAAGGCCGGAGGCCGTTGTTCGGGCAGCGGATCGCCGCCGGGCGCGCCTGTGACGGACACGGAGACCTGCTCGCGGATGACATCTTCGTCCTCGACGACGGTCCACGGGTGCTGGACTGCCTCGAGTTCGACGACGCGCTGCGTCTCGACGACGCCCTCGCCGATGTGGCCTTCCTGGCCATGGACCTCGAGCGGCTCGGCCGAGCCGACCTCGCCGACACCTTCCTCGGGGCCTACCGCGAGCACAGCGGAGACTCCTGGCCGGCATCGCTGGCCCACCACCACATCGCCTACCGGGCCCAGGTGCGGGCCAAGGTGGCCGCCATCCGGGCCGACCAGGGTGTCGCCGGGTCGGCCGAGAAGGCCGCTGCGCTGCTCGACCTCGCCCGCCGCCACCTCGACTCGGCCCAGGTCCGCCTCGTCCTGGTCGGCGGCCTCCCCGGCACCGGCAAGTCCACCCTCGCCGCCGGGCTGCACGACGCGCTGGGCGCGGTCGTCCTGCGCTCGGACGTGGTCCGCAAGCAGCTGGCCGGACGGTCCCCCGACGAGCCTGCGGCCGCACCCTTCGGTGAGGGGATCTACCGGCCGGCCGCGACCGAGGCGACCTACGAGGAGCTGCTCGATCGGGCTCGCACCACGCTCGGGATGGGCGAGACGGTGGTCATCGACGCCTCCTGGAGCGACGAGCGCCACCGGGCCGCGGCCCGCCGTCTCGCCGAAGCGGCCGCTGCCGATCTGGTCGAGCTGCGCTGTGTCGCCCCCGCGGAAGTGGCCGCCGCCCGGGTGCGGGAGCGCGGCGATCGTGGCGGCGACGCCTCCGACGCTGATGCCACCATCGCCGCACGGCTGGAGGAGGTCGCCGATCCGTGGCCCGAGGCGACACCGGTCGACACCGGGCCGGGACCGGAGGCGGCTCGCGACGCCGCCGTGGCCGTGATCGAGGGGCTGGTGCCCGGGTGA